In the genome of Afipia felis ATCC 53690, the window CAGTGAGCGACGGCGACACCGCGACCTGGGAGCGCCTGTACCGGGTCAACACCTTGACCGCTTTAAATGCCTCCCGTGCCGCGATCCCTCATCTGATCGCATCGGGATCGGGACGCATCATCAACCTCGGCGCGCTCGGCGCCCTGAAGGCAGGCTCGGGCATGGGCCCCTACGCGGCCTCCAAATCAGGCGTCCATCGTCTGACCGAGGCACTCGCGAGCGAACTGAAAGGCAACGTCACGGTCAACGCCGTGCTGCCGTCCACTATCGATACGCCCGCCAACCGCCGCGACATGCCAAAAGCGGATTTTTCCGCGTGGGTTACCCCGCAGGAGCTTGCGAACGTCATCCTGTTCCTCGCAAGCCCCGAGGCCAGCGCGGTCACTGGCGCGCTGATCCCCGTCAACGGACGCGTCTGAGCCTCAGTGCCGCTTGAAGTACTGCACGTCGCGCTCGTGCTTCTCCGCTGCCACGCGTGACTTGAACGTACCGAGATTGCGACGTTTGCCGGTTTTTGGATTGATCTTGCGCGAGTACAACCGGTACTCGCCCGAGGCCAGTTTCCGGATCATGATCCTCTCCCGAGACGGAAACATCCGGTCAACGCAGCCTGCGCACCGGCGTTCCGTCTCCGGCTAGATGTTCGCCCCGACGTCGCGGCTCGGCACCACGACCGAACCCGGGAACAGCTTACGGATCAGCACATAGAAGATCGGCGTGAAAACAAGGCCAAACAGCGTAACACCGATCATTCCGAAGAACACCGCGACGCCGACCGCCTGACGCATCTCAGAGCCTGAGCCGGCCGAGATTACGAGCGGCAGCACGCCGAGGATAAACGCAAACGATGTCATCAGGATCGGCCGGAGCCGTAGACGACAGGCTTCAATCACAGCATGCAGCGTGTCCTTGCCCTCATGCTCGATGTCGCGCGCGAACTCCACGATCAGGATTGCGTTTTTCGCAGCCAAACCAACGAGAACGATGAAGCCGATCTGGGTCAGGATATTGATGTCCTGTCCCATGATGCGAACGCCGATGCTCGCCGCAAGCAGGCACATCGGCACGATCAGAATCACCGAGAGCGGTAGCGTCCAGCTTCCGTACTGCGCAGCCAGCACGAGAAAGACGAAGAGCACGCAGATCGGAAAGACATACAGACCGGCGTTGGCTGACTGGACTTGCTGATACGACAGGTCGGTCCACTCATACGAAAATCCGCTCGGCAATACGTCTGCCGCGAGGGCCTTCATCTTCTCGATAGCCGTTGCCGAACTCGTGCCCGGCAAGGTATCGCCCTGCAATTCGGCAGAAGGATAGAGGTTGTAGCGCGCCACGCGATCCGGGCCTGAAACATCCCGGAAATTCACGACGCTGCCGAGCAGCACCATCTGCCCCGCATTGTTGCGTGTGCGCAGCCTAGCAAGATCTGACGTCTCCTTGCGGAACGGCAGGTCTGCCTGCGCGGTGACGTGATAGGTACGTCCAAAAATGTTGAAGTCGTTGACGTAGGTCGAACCGAAATATGTCTCGATCGCCTCGGTGACGTTCTGCACCGGCACGCCCAGCATCTCGGCTTTCTGCCGATCGATGTCGACGAAGACCTGTGGCGTGTTCGCCGCGAATGGCGAGAACACCGCTGTGAGGCCCGGCACCTTGTTGGCGGCGCCGACAAGTTCGCTGGTGGCAGCCGCCAGCAGGTCGGGACCCCGACCCTGACGATCCTCGATGCGCATGGCGAAACCGCCGCCCGTACCGATGCCGGGAACAGCCGGCGGCGGTACGACGATGATGAACGCCTTCTCGATCTTCGAGAGCCGCTTGCGCAGCTCATTGGTAATTTCAGCCGCAGACTGGCCGGGCTTCTTCGCGCGCACTTCCGGATCGTCGAAAACCGGGAACATGGCCGCGGCATTGCTCGCCTGCGTCCGCGTCGCGCCCGAGAAACCCGCCAGGATCGGCACACGCACGATGCCGGGAATGCCGAGCGCGATGTTTTCGATTTCCTTCACAACCTCTGTCGTACGTGCAAGCGACGCTGCACCGGGCAACTGCACCGAGATAATGACGTAGCCACGGTCCTGCGCGGGAATAAACCCCTTGGGCGTGCTGGTCATGATCCAGACAGCGGAGCCGATCAGCAGCACATAGAGACCGAGCATAATTGCCGACCGGCGAATAATGAAGTCCGCCGCCTCTGCGTAAAAATGCGAGAGCCAGTCAAAGCCGCGATTGAAATAGCCGGTGAAAACGGCCCACCCGCGCGCAATCACGTTCCACTGCGCAGGCGGGCGCTTCTCGTGGTGCGGCTCCAGAATAAGCGAGGCCAGCGCTGGCGATAGCGTCAACGAACAGAAGCATGAGATCGCCGTCGCGACAGCGATGGTGACCGCAAATTGCTGGAAGAACTGCCCGGAAATGCCGCCAAGGAAGGCCGTCGGCACGAACACCGCGCAGAGCACGAGCGCAATCGAGACAAGCGCGCCGCCCACCTCCTGCATCGTGAGCAGCGCGGCATCGCGACGGCTCATTCCGGCCTGCAAATGCCGCTCGACATTCTCCACGACCACGATGGCGTCGTCGACCACGATGCCGACCGCCAGCACCAGCCCGAACAGCGTCAAGTTATTGATCGCGAAGCCAAGCGCCGCCATCACCGCGAAGGTGCCGACCAGAGACACCGGGATCGCCAGAATGGGAATGATCGCGGGCCGCCATCCCTGCAGGAAGACAAGCACGACGACCACGACGAGGATCATCGCCTCGTAGATGGTCTTGATGAGTTCGTGAACCGATTGCGCAATGAACTCGGTCGGATTGTAGCCGATATTGTAATCGAGGCCGTGCGGGAAGCTCGCCTTCAGCTCCGCCATCTTCGCGGATATCTTGTCGGCGGTCGCAAGCGCATTCGATCCGGGACGCTGCGACACGAGGATCGCGACGGTCTCCTTGTGCAACAGGAACGCGTTGGTGTCGTACGACAGCGCCGCGAGTTCGATGCGCGCCACGTCGCGCAGCCTGACCGTTCGCCCGCCTTCGCCCGATTTCAGGATGATGTTGTCGAACTGCTGCGGGTCCTTGAAGCGGCCCGTAAAGGTGAGATTTGGCTGAAACGCGCGGTCCGTGATCGGCGGCTCCGCGATGCGACCTCCGGCGATCTGCAAATTCTGCGCACGAATGGCAGCAAGAACGTCGCCCGCGGTCATGCCGAGATTGGCGATCTTGTCCGGATCGAGCCAGACACGCATCGAGTAATCGCGCGCACCGAAGATCTGGATGTCGCCAACACCATCAAGGCGCAGCAACTGATCGCGCACCTGAAGCAAGGCATAGTTACTGATGTAGAGCTGATTGAACGTGTCGTCCGGCGACAGCATGAACACGACCATCAGAAGGTCGGGGCTGTTTTTGCGCGTGGTCACGCCGTTACGCTGCACTTCCTCCGGAAGCTGCGGCATCGCGATCGCCACCCGGTTCTGAACAAGGACCTGTGCTTTGTCGAGATCGGTGCCGAGCTTGAACGTGATGGTGATGTTCAGCTGGCCGTTCGAGGTTGCCTGGCTGTACATGTACAGCATGTCCTCGACGCCGTTGATCTGCTGTTCGATCGGCGTCGCGACCGTATCTGACACCGTCTGCGCCGACGCGCCCGGATATTGCGTGGTGACGACAACCGTCGGAGGCGCGACCTGCGGATATTCCGCGACAGGCAGCGTCGTATAGGCAATCGCGCCGACAATCAGCAGCACGATCGACAGCACCATCGCAAGGATGGGCTGATGAATGGAAAGACGACCGAGATTCATGGCTTGGCGTTGCCCTTGTCAGACTCTGGTGCATGTGGCGAGACCTTCGCACCGACGCGGGCGCGCTGCAGTCCGTCCACAATGACATTGTCGTCCGCATTCAAACCTTCGCGGACAACCCGCAATCCATCGTCGATGGGCCCGAGCACCACGGGTTTCGCGGCAACCGTGTTGTCGTCCTTCACGATAAAAACGATCTTCCGCGACTGATCGGTCGCAATCGCTGTATCCGGCAGCAGGAGCGCTTCGTAAGGTGCGCTGCCCAATACACGAATGCGCGCGAACTGGCCTGGCAGGATTGACAGGTCGTGATTGTCGACCAGTGCGCGGCCGCGCAGCGTGCCGGTGCCGACATCCAGCCGATTGTCCAGAAAGTCCATCTTGCCCATATGCGAAGGCTTGGTTTCGCCCGCGAGCAGCACCTGTACCGGGTTTGGCGTGTCGCGCGAGCTCGGACGCTTGCCTTCGAACCAAAGCCTCGAATTCTTCAGATAGACCGATTCATCCATATCGAAATAAAGATGGATCGGGTCCATCGAAACGATCGACGTCAGAAGCGTGGCACCGCTTTCGCTGCCCTGCACGAGGTTGCCGACGGTAACGAGATGGCGGCTGATGCGACCGGTGATCGGTGCACGCACCTGACTGAACTCGACATCGAGTTGTGCGCGCTTCAACGCGCCTTCGGCCTGAAGCGCGGAGGCCTGCGCGGTCTGCAATTGCTGGGTGCGCTGATCGACGACGGATTGCGATACCGCATCGGTCTTGATCAGCGACGATGCCCGCTCAAGCTCGCGTTTGGCAAGTTCGACGCGCGCATTGGCATCCTGCAACTGACCCTGCGCCTGTTCGGCGACGGCCTGATACTGCCGGGGGTCGATCGTGTAGAGCAGATCGCCCGCCTTGACGATGGCGCCGTCCTTGAACTCGACTCCGGTGACAAAACCGGTGACACGCGCGCGCACTTGCACCTGTTCAACGGCATCGAAGCGCCCGCTGAATTCATCCCAGTCGGTGACGGTGCGTTTGACTGGATGAGCCACGGTCACCGATGGCGGTGGCGGCGCGGCTTGCTGATTTTGGCTCGGGCCACAGCCTGACAGGCCAAGGGTTATGACCGGCACAGCCAAGGCAGCAAGACGCGCGATGGCAGGCAGGCGAACGGTATGGAAAGGAAAATGCGCGGATCGTTCAATCATGCAAGTCAGCCCCGAAAGAAACAACACACAAAGCCATCTGAAACGATCCAGATATTTCAATCGCGCTCGAGCCGAAGCGATCAGCGATCAGCGATCATGCCATGCGAGACCGGCAGGTGCCGGTCGGTGCAAGATGGTCACGCAGACAAGCCCGCGCAACCGCACCTAGCCAAAAGACGAAGACGGATTCTTTTTTATAAAGAAAATCAAATGTGCAGGAGCACTCTGGCACATAGTTTTTAGGCGACGTTGAACATTTATTGAGCGCTGGAGGTCTTCTCGCCCGCCTGCTTGCCCGCGATCCGGACCTGATCACCCTCCACTACGCCGTCAGCGGGCGTCACAACGATACGATCTCGCGCATCAAGACCCGTTGCGATCTCGATCTCGCGGCCGAGGTCGCGTGCAATCGTCACCTTCTTGAAGCGGAGACGATCGTCATCATCGACAGTAGCAACGCTCAATCCATCGCGGTTGAAAATCAAAGCGCTGGCGGGAATTGTCAGCAAATTGTTCTCTCGCGTCAGGTTAAGTGTGACGTCGGCGTAGGAGCCCGGGCGCAATTCGCCGCTCGTATTGTCCAGCGTCAGCTGCATCCGCGAGGTGCCGGAGCCGACATCGACCGCCTGGGAGGAGGATTCGACGGTCGCCGGGAATGAACGCCCGGTATATTCGGGTACCACAATCGACGCGGTGCCGCCGACCTTGATGGACGACAGATAGCTTTGCGGCACGTTGACATAGACGCGCAGTTTCTTGATGTCAGACACGACGAACATCGCGGCGCCTGAGCCGGTGCCGCCGTTGATCAGCGCACCGACGTCGGTGTTGCGCTCGGTTACGACGCCGTCAAACGGCGCTTCGACACGTTTGTAACCCGTCAGTGCCTGCAGGCGGTCGACGTTCGCCTGCATTGCCTTGACCTGCGCATTCTTGCTCGACAGGTCCGCGGTCCGCTCGTCGATTTCCTGCAACGAGACGAAGTTCGACGCGAGCAGAGTCTGGCGGCGCTTCAAAGTCGCCGCGGATAGCTTGGAGGCCGCTTCAGCGTTGGCAAGATCGGCGCGGGCCTGCAGCAATTGCTGATCGAGATCCGGCGCATCGATCTCGGCGAGCAGTTGGCCTGACTTCACTTTGGCGCCAATATCCACATGCCAGTTCTTTAGATAGCCGCTGACGCGCGCGTAGATCGGGGCACGATAATAGGCTTCGAGGCGGCCCGGCAGCGTCAGCTTCGCACTCGGCGCCTTGATGTTGGGCTTGGAGACGGCGACCGTCGGGATCGCCTGCGCATCGGTCCATTCGCGCAACCGTGCATTGCCGTTTTCCCGCAACACGATTCCCGTGACGACGACCACCACGATCACGGCACCGGCAGCGATCCCGGCAAGGCGCAGCTTGCGCTGTGAAATCTGGACGCTGGACTCAGACGGCATGGGATATCTCCGGAGAAGCCGGCTGCGGCTTCGCATAACGCTTGTGGTGGACCATGCTGAAGACCACCGGGACAAGCATGAGAGTTGCAACGGTTGCGAATATCAGGCCGCCGATCACGGCGCGGCCGAGCGGTGCGTTCTGTTCACCACCCTCGCCCAGGCTGAGCGCCATCGGCGTCATCCCGATGATCATGGCCAGCGCCGTCATGAGCACGGGGCGGCAGCGCACGAAGCCTGCTTCCAGCGCGGCAGCAACCGGATCGCCAAGTCGATCCAGTTCCTCCCGAGCGAACGCAATGACGAGCACGCTGTTGGCGGTGGCGACGCCCATACACATGATCGCGCCAGTGAGGGCCGGCACGGACAACGTCGTTCCTGTCGCGAACAGCATCCAGACGATGCCCGCGAGCGCGGCCGGCAGCGCCGTGACGATCACGAACGGATCGGACCACGACTGGAAGTTTACCACGATCAGAAGATAGATCAGCACAATCGCCCCGATCAGGCCGAACAGGAGTCCCGAGAACGCACTGTTCATGGTCTGCACCTGCCCAAGCAGTACGGCCGAGCTTCCCTTCGGCAGATCCTTCGCCGTCTCATCCAGCACCTTGTGGATGTCGGCAGCCACCGCGCCGAGATCGCG includes:
- the fabG gene encoding 3-oxoacyl-ACP reductase FabG yields the protein MQDRVVAITGASGALGRAVVEAAADHGARLALIDHAAARGTPRPTRIEIGGVDLAEPSEANRAIEAATAHYGRLDVLINIAGAFSFQTVSDGDTATWERLYRVNTLTALNASRAAIPHLIASGSGRIINLGALGALKAGSGMGPYAASKSGVHRLTEALASELKGNVTVNAVLPSTIDTPANRRDMPKADFSAWVTPQELANVILFLASPEASAVTGALIPVNGRV
- a CDS encoding efflux RND transporter permease subunit, whose product is MNLGRLSIHQPILAMVLSIVLLIVGAIAYTTLPVAEYPQVAPPTVVVTTQYPGASAQTVSDTVATPIEQQINGVEDMLYMYSQATSNGQLNITITFKLGTDLDKAQVLVQNRVAIAMPQLPEEVQRNGVTTRKNSPDLLMVVFMLSPDDTFNQLYISNYALLQVRDQLLRLDGVGDIQIFGARDYSMRVWLDPDKIANLGMTAGDVLAAIRAQNLQIAGGRIAEPPITDRAFQPNLTFTGRFKDPQQFDNIILKSGEGGRTVRLRDVARIELAALSYDTNAFLLHKETVAILVSQRPGSNALATADKISAKMAELKASFPHGLDYNIGYNPTEFIAQSVHELIKTIYEAMILVVVVVLVFLQGWRPAIIPILAIPVSLVGTFAVMAALGFAINNLTLFGLVLAVGIVVDDAIVVVENVERHLQAGMSRRDAALLTMQEVGGALVSIALVLCAVFVPTAFLGGISGQFFQQFAVTIAVATAISCFCSLTLSPALASLILEPHHEKRPPAQWNVIARGWAVFTGYFNRGFDWLSHFYAEAADFIIRRSAIMLGLYVLLIGSAVWIMTSTPKGFIPAQDRGYVIISVQLPGAASLARTTEVVKEIENIALGIPGIVRVPILAGFSGATRTQASNAAAMFPVFDDPEVRAKKPGQSAAEITNELRKRLSKIEKAFIIVVPPPAVPGIGTGGGFAMRIEDRQGRGPDLLAAATSELVGAANKVPGLTAVFSPFAANTPQVFVDIDRQKAEMLGVPVQNVTEAIETYFGSTYVNDFNIFGRTYHVTAQADLPFRKETSDLARLRTRNNAGQMVLLGSVVNFRDVSGPDRVARYNLYPSAELQGDTLPGTSSATAIEKMKALAADVLPSGFSYEWTDLSYQQVQSANAGLYVFPICVLFVFLVLAAQYGSWTLPLSVILIVPMCLLAASIGVRIMGQDINILTQIGFIVLVGLAAKNAILIVEFARDIEHEGKDTLHAVIEACRLRLRPILMTSFAFILGVLPLVISAGSGSEMRQAVGVAVFFGMIGVTLFGLVFTPIFYVLIRKLFPGSVVVPSRDVGANI
- a CDS encoding efflux RND transporter periplasmic adaptor subunit; this translates as MIERSAHFPFHTVRLPAIARLAALAVPVITLGLSGCGPSQNQQAAPPPPSVTVAHPVKRTVTDWDEFSGRFDAVEQVQVRARVTGFVTGVEFKDGAIVKAGDLLYTIDPRQYQAVAEQAQGQLQDANARVELAKRELERASSLIKTDAVSQSVVDQRTQQLQTAQASALQAEGALKRAQLDVEFSQVRAPITGRISRHLVTVGNLVQGSESGATLLTSIVSMDPIHLYFDMDESVYLKNSRLWFEGKRPSSRDTPNPVQVLLAGETKPSHMGKMDFLDNRLDVGTGTLRGRALVDNHDLSILPGQFARIRVLGSAPYEALLLPDTAIATDQSRKIVFIVKDDNTVAAKPVVLGPIDDGLRVVREGLNADDNVIVDGLQRARVGAKVSPHAPESDKGNAKP
- a CDS encoding efflux RND transporter periplasmic adaptor subunit, yielding MPSESSVQISQRKLRLAGIAAGAVIVVVVVTGIVLRENGNARLREWTDAQAIPTVAVSKPNIKAPSAKLTLPGRLEAYYRAPIYARVSGYLKNWHVDIGAKVKSGQLLAEIDAPDLDQQLLQARADLANAEAASKLSAATLKRRQTLLASNFVSLQEIDERTADLSSKNAQVKAMQANVDRLQALTGYKRVEAPFDGVVTERNTDVGALINGGTGSGAAMFVVSDIKKLRVYVNVPQSYLSSIKVGGTASIVVPEYTGRSFPATVESSSQAVDVGSGTSRMQLTLDNTSGELRPGSYADVTLNLTRENNLLTIPASALIFNRDGLSVATVDDDDRLRFKKVTIARDLGREIEIATGLDARDRIVVTPADGVVEGDQVRIAGKQAGEKTSSAQ